CGGAACGCTCTCGCTCCGCCTCACCGACGCCCCGCCCGACACCGAGAACATGGAGTCGGTCTTCGTCACCATCGGTCGGGTGGAAGCCCACGTCGTCGACCACGACGAGAAGACCCACGACGACGACGCGATGGATCATGCCGCCGACGGCGACAAGAAGTGGCAGACCATCGCGCTGCCCGAGGGCGCCGCCGAGCGCACCTTCGATCTGCTCGCCCTCCAGAACGGCGTGAGCGCCTTCCTCGGCGAGGACGGGGTCGACGGCAAGGTCACGCAGATCCGCCTCTGGATCGACGAGGCCGGCCGCAACGAGGTGCTGATGAAGGACGGCGCCACCTGCGTGATGCAGGTCAAGGACGCCGACAAGCCGGTGAAGATCAACCATCCCTTCAAGGCGATCGCCGTCGACGGCGACGAGCGCGAGGTCACCATCGACATGGACGTGAAGGAGTCCGTGACGATGGAGGGCACGTGCGCCTACACCTTCAAGCCGGTGATCAAGATCAAGAAGGTGAAGTAGGCTTCGATCGACCGAACGATGCGCGAACGCCACCGGCCCAGCGGCTGGTGGCGTTCGTGTTCCTGCCCTCGCTCAGGCCTTGCGCGCCTTCTCCTGCAGCTCGGCGAGCAGCGCCAGCGCCTGCAGCGGCGTGGTCCTGTCGATCTCCACCGCCTGCAGCTGCTCGAGCAACGCGGCGATCCCGGGCGCGGGCCGCTCGGCCTTCGGCGCGAAGAGCGCGAGCTGATCCACCGACGCCTTGCGCGCCCTGCCCTTCCCGGCGAAGACGGCGCGGCCTTCCGGATCGAGCTCGTTCTTCTCGAGGTTGACCAGGATCTCCCGGGCCCGCCCCAGCACCTCCGCAGGCAGCCCCGCGAGCCGCGCCACCTCGATGCCGTAGGAGCGCGACGCGCCGCCGGCGATCAGCTTGCGCAGGAAGATCACCTTCCCGCCCTGCTCGCTCACCGCCACGGTGGCGTTCTTGACCCGGCTCTTCTCCCGCGCGAGCTCCACCAGCTCGTGGTAGTGCGTCGCGAAGAGCGTGCGGGCGCCGACGCGATCGTGCAGGTGCTCCGCCACCGCCCAGGCGATGGAGAGGCCGTCGAAGGTCGAGGTGCCGCGGCCGATCTCGTCGAGCACCACCAGCGATCGCGCGGTGGCGCCGTGGAGGATCGCGGCGGTCTCCACCATCTCCACCATGAAGGTCGACTGGCCCCGGGCGAGGTTGTCGCTGGCGCCGACGCGGCAGAAGATCCGGTCGACGAGGCCGATCCGCGCCCGGGCTGCGGGGACGAAGGAGCCCGCCTGTGCGAGCAGCGCGATCAGCGCCGCCTGCCGGAGCACGGTGCTCTTGCCGGCCATGTTGGGGCCGGTGATCACCACCACCTGGTGGCCCTCGCGATCGAGGTGGACGTCGTTGGGAACGAAGGCCTCGCCGGCCAGCGCCCGCTCCACCACCGGGTGGCGCCCCTCGACGATCTCGAGCACGTCGGAGTCGTCGACCTCGGGCCGCACGTAGCCCCAGTCGGCGGCGATGCGCGCCAGCGAGAGGAGCGTGTCGACGGTGGCGATCGCCGCTGCGGCCCGCTTGATCCCGCCTGCCTGGGAGAGGATCCGCTGGCGAAGTTCCTCGTAGAGCTCGATCTCGCGGGCGACCCGCTTCTCCTCGGCGGTGAGGACCTTCTCCTCGTAGGTCTTGAGCGCCTCGGTGACGAAACGCTCGGCGTTCACCGTGGTCTGCTTGCGGAGGTAGTCCGCCGGCACGAGATGGAGGTTGGAGCGGGTGATCTCGATGAAATAGCCGAAGACCTTGTTGAAGCGGACCTTGAGCGACGAGATCCCGGTGCGCTCCCGCTCCTCCGCCTCGAGGCGGGCGAGGAACTCCTTGCCGCTGGTGGAGAGATCGATGAGCTCGTCGAGGGCGGGGTCCCAGCCCTTCGCGAACATGCCGCCTTC
This region of Vulgatibacter sp. genomic DNA includes:
- a CDS encoding DUF4382 domain-containing protein encodes the protein MSKNALFLASTLLLAACGGGGTLSLRLTDAPPDTENMESVFVTIGRVEAHVVDHDEKTHDDDAMDHAADGDKKWQTIALPEGAAERTFDLLALQNGVSAFLGEDGVDGKVTQIRLWIDEAGRNEVLMKDGATCVMQVKDADKPVKINHPFKAIAVDGDEREVTIDMDVKESVTMEGTCAYTFKPVIKIKKVK
- the mutS gene encoding DNA mismatch repair protein MutS, producing the protein MSTQPAAPPEIAFDGVTPLMRQYLETKAQHQDAILFFRLGDFYEMFFEDAVQASQALGIVLTSRSKGDNPVPMCGFPYHAARGYIAKLIEQGFKVAICEQVEDAATAKTLVRREVTQLVTPGMVLDEQILDAHADHFLAAVVPLEDRFGFALLDASTGEFRAAEVGDRKLLLDELGRAAPREVIVPPGSGLEEALRSACATAFVHDHPDESAFDPRRAEERIKRQLGVASLDGFGLTPLPAATAAAGAALAYLGDTQRGTTAAHVDRITVFHPEGHLVLDEATVNNLEIARGLQGGKKKGSLLGLLDKTLTPMGGRTLSRWILYPLLDLEAIRARHDAVEELAGRGVLREELSGLLKELSDLERILGRLSLRAGNARDLRALGLSLERLPALREQLGGCTAPLLHDLVPELSGLDPLAADLRRAIADEPPVTTREGGMFAKGWDPALDELIDLSTSGKEFLARLEAEERERTGISSLKVRFNKVFGYFIEITRSNLHLVPADYLRKQTTVNAERFVTEALKTYEEKVLTAEEKRVAREIELYEELRQRILSQAGGIKRAAAAIATVDTLLSLARIAADWGYVRPEVDDSDVLEIVEGRHPVVERALAGEAFVPNDVHLDREGHQVVVITGPNMAGKSTVLRQAALIALLAQAGSFVPAARARIGLVDRIFCRVGASDNLARGQSTFMVEMVETAAILHGATARSLVVLDEIGRGTSTFDGLSIAWAVAEHLHDRVGARTLFATHYHELVELAREKSRVKNATVAVSEQGGKVIFLRKLIAGGASRSYGIEVARLAGLPAEVLGRAREILVNLEKNELDPEGRAVFAGKGRARKASVDQLALFAPKAERPAPGIAALLEQLQAVEIDRTTPLQALALLAELQEKARKA